The proteins below come from a single Pseudanabaena sp. BC1403 genomic window:
- a CDS encoding IS630 family transposase: MTQKEMSKKWVKPVSRVLIGKAMRKLNFTRKKTYGYQERDEQQRQEFKQLIHTRAKERFVYVDEAGIDNTIDYPYGYCHKSERFHATKLGHRTERLSMISGWRDGEIIAPMLFKGYCNTGLVCKWIEEFLVPELLPGQIVVIDNASFHPQQRINQLIAQAGCEVIFLPPYSPDLNKIEKFLARLKHHVSMIIGQYESLWDAVQQAFCQLS; encoded by the coding sequence TTGACCCAGAAAGAAATGTCGAAAAAATGGGTCAAACCAGTTAGTCGAGTGCTTATCGGAAAAGCAATGCGGAAACTCAACTTTACCCGTAAAAAAACTTACGGTTACCAAGAAAGGGACGAGCAACAGCGACAAGAATTTAAGCAACTGATACACACTCGTGCTAAAGAAAGATTCGTATATGTTGATGAAGCAGGTATCGATAATACGATTGATTATCCCTATGGATACTGCCACAAATCTGAGAGATTTCACGCTACCAAATTAGGACATCGTACCGAGAGATTGAGCATGATTAGTGGTTGGCGAGATGGCGAGATTATTGCACCTATGCTATTCAAGGGGTACTGTAATACTGGCTTAGTGTGTAAATGGATAGAGGAATTTCTCGTCCCAGAATTATTGCCAGGGCAAATAGTGGTCATCGACAATGCTAGTTTTCATCCTCAGCAAAGAATTAACCAATTAATCGCGCAAGCAGGATGTGAGGTGATATTTCTGCCTCCCTATTCTCCTGACTTAAATAAGATTGAGAAATTTTTGGCAAGGTTAAAACATCATGTCAGTATGATTATTGGACAATATGAAAGTTTATGGGATGCCGTACAGCAAGCCTTCTGTCAATTGTCCTAA
- a CDS encoding MFS transporter, with protein sequence MSPHPKSSKQQSPEINHTSDHADPFAALKIRDFRLFAIGRILIFTSFQMQTVALGWEIYDRTGSALALGGVGLAQVTPMILLTLLTGHVADRHDRKNTILFAIFLSTLCSLGLAAISYGKGSIAWVYVLLALIGIGRAFLKPASDAFIWQLIPIEMFANAATWNSSSFHLAAVVGPALGGLAIAVLGNATGVYLFAALAAFLCFVAVTTIPKRPVTYASEPISLKALSAGFKFVWHNQVILGSISLDLFAVLLGGAVALLPIFAKDILHVGALELGFLQAAPSIGSLMMAVAIAYLPPFKRSGLAMLWSVVGFGIVTIIFGLSRWFWLSLLMLFLSGALDMISVVIRHTLVQIRTPEHLRGRVAAVNSVFISASNELGGFESGLAAAAFGPIMAVVSGGIGTIAVVFATLWLFPSLKHLGALADYREPDLELVEIGETENVA encoded by the coding sequence ATGAGTCCTCATCCGAAAAGCTCCAAGCAACAATCTCCCGAAATTAACCATACTTCCGATCATGCCGATCCCTTTGCCGCTTTAAAAATTCGCGATTTTCGGCTCTTTGCGATCGGACGCATCCTCATTTTTACTTCCTTCCAAATGCAGACAGTGGCTCTTGGTTGGGAGATTTACGATCGCACAGGTTCGGCTTTAGCTTTAGGTGGTGTCGGTTTAGCCCAAGTTACACCGATGATTTTGTTAACTCTATTGACTGGTCACGTTGCCGATCGCCACGATCGCAAAAACACAATTCTATTTGCCATTTTTCTCTCGACTCTCTGCTCCCTTGGACTTGCGGCAATTTCCTATGGGAAAGGTTCTATTGCTTGGGTCTATGTCCTCCTCGCTTTGATTGGTATTGGTCGCGCCTTTCTCAAACCCGCCAGCGATGCTTTTATCTGGCAGCTAATTCCCATTGAAATGTTTGCCAATGCCGCCACATGGAATAGCAGTAGTTTTCATCTTGCGGCAGTTGTGGGGCCAGCGCTCGGTGGTCTTGCGATCGCGGTTCTCGGAAATGCTACAGGTGTCTATCTATTTGCGGCTCTTGCTGCTTTCCTTTGCTTTGTTGCCGTAACCACTATTCCCAAACGTCCTGTCACGTATGCTTCAGAGCCAATCTCTCTCAAAGCCCTATCCGCAGGTTTCAAATTCGTTTGGCACAATCAAGTTATTCTCGGTTCCATTTCCCTTGATCTATTTGCGGTGTTGCTAGGCGGTGCAGTGGCGCTCTTACCAATTTTTGCTAAAGATATTCTCCACGTTGGCGCTTTAGAACTAGGTTTTCTCCAAGCCGCACCTTCGATTGGTTCATTAATGATGGCAGTAGCGATCGCGTATTTACCACCATTTAAGCGATCGGGATTGGCGATGCTCTGGTCAGTGGTCGGCTTTGGGATTGTCACGATTATATTTGGCTTGTCGCGTTGGTTTTGGCTTTCCTTGTTAATGCTGTTCTTGAGCGGCGCACTTGACATGATCAGCGTCGTCATTCGTCATACCCTCGTCCAGATTCGTACTCCCGAACATTTACGCGGTCGAGTAGCGGCAGTGAATAGTGTCTTTATCAGCGCTTCTAATGAACTCGGTGGATTTGAGTCAGGATTAGCAGCAGCAGCTTTTGGCCCCATTATGGCTGTAGTTAGCGGTGGTATTGGCACGATCGCTGTAGTATTTGCGACCCTCTGGCTATTCCCCAGCCTCAAGCATCTCGGCGCATTGGCAGATTATCGCGAACCAGATTTGGAATTAGTTGAAATCGGAGAAACAGAAAATGTGGCTTAA
- a CDS encoding ATP-binding cassette domain-containing protein, which produces MNQNQDDELILETRSLTRDFGQMRAVDNVNIQVKAGEVFGLLGPNGAGKSTTIKMLTTLLPPSSGSAAIAGLDLTHQPSEIRRAIGYVPQSLSADGSLTAYENLLIFSKLYDIPRKYRESRIRDVLEFMGLTEAAHRLVRQYSGGMIRRLEVAQSMLHQPQVLFLDEPTVGLDPLARSYVWALVQQLREKYGTTIILTTHFLEEADSLCDRVAIMQAGKVVVTGIPSELKANLDQENATLDDVFIHYTGDQMTTGGGSYRETSRNRRTAQRLG; this is translated from the coding sequence ATTAATCAAAATCAAGACGACGAATTGATCCTAGAGACGCGATCGCTGACGCGAGATTTTGGGCAAATGCGGGCGGTGGACAATGTAAATATTCAGGTCAAAGCAGGAGAAGTGTTTGGCTTGCTAGGCCCCAATGGTGCGGGCAAAAGTACCACGATTAAAATGCTGACGACGCTGTTGCCACCAAGTTCGGGAAGCGCAGCGATCGCAGGTTTAGATCTAACGCATCAACCATCGGAAATTCGTCGGGCGATCGGCTATGTGCCGCAGTCTCTCTCGGCTGATGGCAGTCTCACTGCCTATGAGAATCTGCTGATTTTTTCTAAGCTTTATGACATTCCCCGCAAATATCGCGAATCACGCATTCGAGATGTATTGGAATTTATGGGTTTGACAGAAGCGGCGCATCGGCTGGTGCGTCAATATTCAGGTGGGATGATTCGGCGCTTAGAAGTTGCTCAGTCGATGTTGCATCAACCGCAAGTTCTGTTTCTCGACGAGCCGACGGTGGGCTTAGATCCTCTTGCGCGGAGTTATGTTTGGGCTTTGGTTCAGCAACTGCGCGAGAAGTATGGAACGACGATTATTTTGACCACGCATTTCTTAGAAGAAGCAGATAGTTTGTGCGATCGCGTGGCGATTATGCAAGCTGGTAAGGTCGTAGTGACGGGCATTCCCAGCGAACTCAAGGCAAATCTCGATCAAGAAAATGCCACTCTAGATGATGTATTCATCCATTACACGGGCGATCAAATGACAACAGGAGGAGGAAGTTATCGTGAAACATCTCGAAATCGACGCACGGCTCAACGATTGGGATAG
- a CDS encoding HAD family phosphatase — protein sequence MSNLELVIFDCDGVLVDSEIIVNRVFAETLTEAGFAITHEEVTQKFVGLSFATCLEMIEQIFGRTVPTEWLELCKEREIAALKQELQATMGIADVLKELSLPKCVASNSSPRHIHLVLGLAGLLDHFNGKLYSCHHVDRPKPFPDVYLHAASQMGYAPENCVVIEDSVTGVKAGHAAGMRVLGYAPSDRHSSHHEALIAAGAKLVFDDMRQLLDLLET from the coding sequence ATGTCGAATTTGGAACTGGTAATTTTTGATTGTGATGGAGTTCTCGTTGATAGTGAAATCATCGTAAATCGTGTTTTTGCTGAGACTTTGACGGAAGCTGGTTTTGCGATTACCCATGAAGAAGTCACTCAAAAATTTGTAGGACTATCCTTTGCAACTTGTCTGGAGATGATTGAGCAAATCTTCGGTAGAACGGTTCCTACTGAATGGTTGGAATTATGCAAAGAAAGAGAAATCGCTGCTTTAAAACAAGAACTTCAAGCGACTATGGGAATTGCCGATGTATTAAAGGAGCTTAGCCTACCAAAGTGTGTTGCCTCCAATAGTAGTCCTCGACATATCCACTTAGTTTTAGGATTAGCAGGATTGTTAGATCATTTCAATGGAAAGTTATATAGCTGTCACCATGTCGATCGCCCTAAGCCTTTTCCTGATGTTTATCTCCATGCTGCTAGTCAGATGGGCTATGCGCCAGAGAATTGTGTGGTGATTGAGGATTCGGTAACGGGTGTAAAAGCGGGTCATGCCGCAGGGATGCGGGTGTTGGGTTACGCGCCAAGCGATCGCCACTCTTCCCATCATGAGGCGTTAATTGCCGCAGGTGCTAAGTTAGTTTTTGATGATATGCGTCAATTGCTAGATTTATTGGAGACTTAG
- a CDS encoding ISKra4 family transposase (programmed frameshift) — protein MTESEKNEIHAHVQAIAAILYKDTESREPEKLTSLEGIEIAVREQMQNCVSKDIGNFFIEASTGTKSGRRREIKSCLGKLTITEKQAKKLGIRAYSQMSPQLEKCCLLLSANGSYARAEEDIEGLTGVKVSHSKQQRLVHQVEIPEPIATEWIESMAIDGGKIRIRTPKGEPSVWRDYKAVNLDTEVVGAFFQQNEDLVSWVNQQPLPEIFSCLGDGHDGIWNLFGKIGNAQQRCETLDWYHLVENLWKTDLNDQLKHEIKQLLWNGELAQAVDILQSSASSGIENFLAYIQKHWHRIPCYRHFHDQSIPIGSGAVESLVKQIDRRGQISGAQWASKNVPQVLKHRSAYLNGFFSPSHPKRI, from the exons ATGACTGAATCGGAAAAGAATGAAATTCATGCTCATGTGCAAGCTATAGCAGCCATATTATACAAGGACACTGAGAGTCGGGAGCCAGAAAAATTAACAAGCCTAGAAGGCATTGAAATAGCAGTGCGGGAACAAATGCAAAACTGTGTTAGTAAAGATATCGGAA ATTTTTTTATCGAAGCAAGCACGGGAACAAAATCTGGTAGGAGAAGAGAAATAAAAAGTTGCTTGGGTAAACTGACAATAACCGAGAAACAGGCAAAGAAACTCGGAATCAGGGCTTATAGCCAGATGAGTCCACAGCTAGAAAAATGTTGTTTACTATTGAGTGCAAACGGTTCATACGCAAGGGCGGAGGAAGACATTGAAGGATTGACAGGGGTAAAAGTATCCCACAGTAAACAACAGAGGTTAGTCCATCAGGTTGAGATACCAGAACCAATTGCCACAGAGTGGATTGAATCAATGGCTATTGATGGTGGGAAAATCAGAATCCGTACACCAAAAGGTGAACCGAGTGTGTGGAGAGACTATAAAGCCGTAAACCTTGATACTGAAGTCGTAGGAGCATTTTTTCAGCAGAATGAAGATTTGGTATCTTGGGTAAATCAGCAACCTTTGCCAGAAATATTTAGCTGTCTTGGTGATGGGCATGATGGGATTTGGAATCTATTTGGCAAGATTGGCAATGCTCAACAACGTTGCGAAACTTTAGATTGGTATCACTTGGTCGAAAATCTCTGGAAAACCGACTTAAATGACCAGCTAAAGCATGAGATCAAACAATTATTATGGAACGGTGAATTAGCTCAGGCAGTGGATATCCTACAATCATCTGCAAGTTCAGGTATTGAGAATTTCTTGGCTTATATCCAAAAGCATTGGCATCGCATTCCTTGCTACAGACACTTTCATGATCAATCGATTCCAATTGGTTCTGGTGCTGTTGAATCTTTAGTTAAGCAGATTGATCGGCGGGGACAAATTTCTGGAGCACAATGGGCTTCAAAAAATGTTCCTCAAGTCCTCAAACATCGCTCTGCCTATCTTAATGGTTTTTTCTCTCCTTCTCATCCTAAGCGTATTTAG
- a CDS encoding NAD(P)H-dependent oxidoreductase translates to MTTESISTTTLLERLNWRYATKKFDATQTIPEATWQALSESLVLTPSSYGLQPWKFWVITNPAIRAELKPVSWNQAQVTDCSHFVVFSIKKNLTSEHVDHFVERTAEVRGVPLESLEGYRNLMVGDVIHGARSLTVNEWATRQTYIALGNFMTSAALLGIDTCPLEGLDPAKYDQILGLPSKGYATVVACAAGYRASDDKYAELAKVRFISSEVIETLA, encoded by the coding sequence ATGACTACTGAATCTATAAGTACAACAACTTTACTGGAACGGTTGAATTGGCGCTATGCCACGAAGAAATTTGATGCAACTCAAACTATTCCTGAAGCTACATGGCAAGCACTGAGCGAGTCTCTTGTCCTTACTCCTTCATCCTATGGTTTACAACCTTGGAAGTTTTGGGTGATTACCAACCCTGCAATCAGAGCAGAACTTAAGCCTGTTTCTTGGAATCAAGCTCAGGTAACTGATTGTTCTCATTTTGTCGTTTTTTCGATCAAGAAGAACTTAACCTCTGAACATGTCGATCATTTTGTTGAGAGAACTGCTGAAGTCCGTGGAGTTCCTCTCGAATCCTTGGAAGGCTACCGTAACTTGATGGTTGGCGATGTAATACATGGTGCGCGGAGTTTAACTGTGAACGAGTGGGCAACCCGCCAGACTTATATTGCTTTAGGTAACTTTATGACTTCTGCCGCTCTTTTAGGTATAGACACCTGTCCATTGGAAGGGCTAGATCCTGCTAAGTACGATCAGATTTTGGGACTACCTAGTAAGGGCTATGCCACCGTAGTCGCTTGTGCTGCGGGATATCGCGCCAGCGATGATAAATATGCGGAGTTGGCAAAGGTACGTTTTATTAGTTCTGAAGTAATTGAAACTTTAGCCTAA
- a CDS encoding IS1 family transposase (programmed frameshift), which yields MTETRPSCPSCQSISVVKNGSTRHGKQNYKCRDCGRQFVVNPQWQRVSERIHDNYELLERLLLEKIPLSGIARVLKVSERWLQSYVNDKYENIVQQVEVEPKPKRRLTVQMDELWSFVDSKGNKQWVWLAIDAETHEIVGCYIGDRSGDSAQKLWQSLPAVYRQCAVVYTDFYSSYPVVLPSKRHRAVGKETGKTNYIERFNCTLRQRVSRLVRKTLSFSKKLENHIGAIWNFIHYYNASLPLLSSFPF from the exons ATGACCGAAACGAGACCATCTTGTCCATCCTGCCAATCTATATCAGTAGTTAAAAACGGTAGTACACGGCACGGAAAACAAAATTATAAATGCCGTGATTGTGGTCGCCAATTTGTAGTAAATCCTCAGTGGCAGAGAGTTTCCGAGCGTATACATGACAATTATGAGCTTCTAGAACGACTACTACTAGAAAAGATCCCTTTATCTGGAATAGCCAGAGTGCTCAAGGTGTCAGAACGATGGTTACAAAGTTATGTCAATGATAAATACGAAAATATTGTTCAACAGGTAGAGGTAGAACCTAAACCCAAACGTCGTTTGACCGTACAGATGGATGAACTATGGTCTTTTGTGGACAGCAAAGGGAATAAACAGTGGGTGTGGCTTGCCATTGATGCTGAAACTCATGAAATTGTGGGTTGCTATATTGGCGATCGCTCTGGCGATTCAGCTCAGAAGTTATGGCAATCTTTGCCTGCCGTCTATCGCCAATGTGCAGTTGTTTACACTGATTTCTACTCGTCTTATCCTGTTGTACTACCCAGCAAGCGTCATAGGGCTGTAGGTAAAGAAACGGGAA AGACCAACTATATTGAGAGATTCAACTGTACCTTACGACAACGAGTATCAAGACTGGTTAGAAAAACCTTATCCTTTTCTAAGAAGCTAGAAAATCACATTGGAGCCATTTGGAATTTCATCCATTATTACAATGCTTCTTTACCTCTTCTCTCATCCTTTCCTTTTTAG
- a CDS encoding ABC transporter permease: protein MKHLEIDARLNDWDSLSGSRRLRRRNPWQAIAEFVNKTLVITELEVRKLRHDPTDLIVRAVQPVLWLLIFGQVFTRIRGIPTNGLPYLDFMAAGILAQSVLFVSIFSGGMSLIWERDLGLAQKFLVSPTPRASIVLGKGIASGVRCLSQVFVVYILSFVLGVQLNFGAIAMLGVLLIVFLGAACFSIFSIIVACVVKSREGFNGMGQLMTMPLFFASNAIYPIEIMPSWLQVISHVNPLTYEVDALRGVMLLNGTSLYGYWFDAAILLLVLIALTFIGGRLYRKVGI from the coding sequence GTGAAACATCTCGAAATCGACGCACGGCTCAACGATTGGGATAGTTTGTCAGGCTCAAGACGTTTGCGAAGAAGAAATCCTTGGCAAGCGATCGCGGAATTTGTCAACAAAACCTTGGTAATTACAGAACTAGAAGTTCGCAAATTGCGCCACGATCCCACGGATTTAATTGTCCGCGCCGTACAGCCTGTATTGTGGTTGTTAATTTTTGGACAAGTGTTTACCAGAATTCGCGGCATTCCCACCAATGGCTTGCCATATCTAGACTTTATGGCGGCAGGAATTCTTGCCCAAAGCGTTCTCTTTGTTTCGATTTTTAGCGGCGGTATGTCCCTAATTTGGGAAAGAGATTTAGGACTAGCCCAAAAATTTCTAGTTAGTCCTACACCCCGCGCTTCCATCGTCTTGGGTAAAGGGATTGCATCGGGAGTGCGCTGTTTATCACAGGTTTTTGTGGTTTATATCCTATCTTTTGTGTTGGGAGTTCAGCTTAACTTTGGTGCGATCGCAATGTTAGGGGTTTTGCTAATCGTGTTTCTAGGAGCAGCTTGCTTCTCGATATTTTCGATTATTGTTGCCTGTGTGGTTAAGTCCCGTGAGGGCTTTAACGGTATGGGTCAACTGATGACCATGCCCTTATTTTTTGCCAGCAATGCCATTTACCCCATTGAGATCATGCCATCTTGGTTGCAAGTCATTTCCCATGTTAATCCTCTTACCTACGAGGTTGATGCCCTGCGCGGTGTGATGCTGCTAAATGGTACAAGTCTTTATGGTTACTGGTTTGACGCAGCGATACTGCTATTAGTCCTAATTGCGCTGACCTTTATTGGCGGTCGCCTGTATCGTAAAGTGGGAATATAA
- a CDS encoding IS1 family transposase (programmed frameshift): MECPHCQSQKTIKNGKHHHQDGKAIQNYLCKGCGKRFSERTGTPMSRLRTPASVVSLALKMRSEGMGIKASGRVLEKSHVSIIRWEQKLATQSQQWSPDAPAGGDITVEGDEVYTRVGENLPPSEPKGWTVTFIERRSRYWIVAKVGLKTTELFTKATKTAWQWSKASQYIRWFTDGERRYAQQLWQMASVYLKSTEVSREYGHRKVWRHGLEVAIKIKSSQGNRRVEWLKPEHPYTAISDKSDVHANHNEANNSALRRRCSAYRRRQNLYAKNTKGLQRTVTVQRLVHNWVRPHVSLWKNKTPAMAIGLYHRPLSMLELLSLRGFHSLTI; encoded by the exons ATGGAATGCCCCCACTGCCAGAGCCAAAAGACAATCAAAAACGGCAAACATCACCACCAAGATGGCAAAGCTATCCAGAACTATTTGTGTAAAGGATGCGGCAAGAGATTTAGTGAAAGGACAGGAACGCCAATGTCAAGGCTGAGAACACCAGCAAGTGTCGTATCCTTAGCGCTGAAGATGAGGAGTGAAGGGATGGGAATCAAAGCCAGTGGGAGAGTACTAGAAAAATCCCATGTCAGCATCATTAGATGGGAGCAAAAATTGGCAACCCAATCACAGCAATGGAGTCCAGATGCCCCAGCAGGAGGGGATATAACAGTCGAGGGAGATGAGGTTTACACTCGCGTAGGCGAGAACCTT CCCCCCTCAGAGCCAAAAGGATGGACAGTGACATTCATTGAACGTAGGAGTCGCTATTGGATTGTTGCCAAGGTAGGACTCAAAACCACTGAATTATTTACTAAAGCAACCAAAACAGCATGGCAATGGTCAAAGGCAAGTCAATACATCCGATGGTTTACCGATGGCGAAAGACGGTATGCCCAACAACTATGGCAAATGGCAAGTGTCTACCTCAAATCGACCGAAGTAAGTCGTGAGTATGGACATCGGAAAGTATGGCGACATGGATTAGAAGTTGCCATCAAAATTAAAAGTTCACAGGGCAATCGGCGTGTCGAATGGCTCAAACCAGAGCATCCCTATACGGCTATTAGCGATAAGAGTGACGTTCATGCCAATCACAATGAAGCAAATAACAGTGCTTTGAGAAGGAGGTGTAGCGCTTATCGCCGTAGACAAAACCTATATGCTAAGAATACGAAGGGATTGCAACGAACGGTCACCGTACAAAGATTAGTTCACAATTGGGTGAGACCTCATGTGAGCTTATGGAAGAATAAGACTCCTGCTATGGCGATCGGGCTATATCATCGACCGCTTTCCATGCTGGAGTTGCTTTCACTACGGGGCTTTCACTCCCTCACGATTTAA
- a CDS encoding CHAD domain-containing protein: MKHQPLDLSIKLSDYSYQIIQQNFQKIVEQEKAIFEDKDPEPLHQMRVGMRRLRTAIQVFSSAIVLPKAVSNPSIGKIAKSLGATRDLDVLQQELINHYQPLLGNTELQKFDKVLKRLQKKRDRSFLDLQKTLNGDRYYDLKQGIQSWLDRPRYTMIGDLVVREVLPDLLLPLICQLFLHQGWLVGTTIRSEKVTMISIENFEELHQHLEKFVNDLHNLRKQMKGIRYQAEFFSGFYEASYLERIEEFKSIQEILGQLHDREVLRQFLESTLNADLAKVLPTVNQTMQQEQITFWQSWQPIQQRYLSLEFRQSLRSLLSTPIDIAHA, translated from the coding sequence ATGAAGCACCAGCCATTAGACTTATCAATTAAGCTAAGTGATTACAGTTATCAAATCATTCAACAAAACTTTCAGAAGATTGTCGAACAAGAAAAAGCCATCTTTGAAGACAAAGATCCCGAACCGTTGCATCAGATGCGAGTCGGGATGCGCCGTTTGAGAACAGCTATTCAAGTATTTAGCTCTGCAATCGTCTTACCAAAGGCTGTAAGCAATCCATCTATCGGAAAAATCGCTAAAAGTTTAGGAGCAACCCGCGATTTAGATGTACTTCAACAAGAATTGATAAACCACTATCAGCCTTTGTTAGGTAATACAGAACTACAGAAGTTTGATAAGGTTTTGAAACGTTTGCAGAAAAAACGCGATCGCAGCTTTCTCGATTTACAGAAGACGTTGAATGGCGATCGCTATTACGACTTAAAGCAGGGTATCCAATCTTGGCTAGATCGCCCCAGATATACAATGATCGGCGATTTGGTAGTTCGAGAAGTTTTGCCCGACTTGCTACTTCCATTAATCTGTCAACTTTTTCTCCACCAAGGGTGGCTGGTAGGAACAACTATTCGGTCAGAAAAAGTCACCATGATTTCTATTGAAAATTTTGAGGAGTTGCATCAACACCTAGAGAAATTCGTTAATGATCTCCATAACCTACGGAAACAAATGAAAGGTATTCGCTATCAAGCGGAGTTCTTTTCAGGCTTTTATGAGGCTTCATACCTTGAGAGAATTGAGGAGTTTAAGTCGATCCAAGAAATCTTGGGGCAACTTCATGATCGCGAAGTCTTGCGTCAGTTTTTAGAATCGACATTGAATGCAGATTTGGCAAAGGTGCTACCCACTGTAAACCAGACAATGCAGCAGGAGCAAATCACATTTTGGCAAAGTTGGCAGCCGATCCAGCAGCGTTACCTCTCCTTGGAATTTCGCCAATCATTGCGATCGCTACTCTCAACACCGATAGATATTGCACATGCATAA
- a CDS encoding MarR family winged helix-turn-helix transcriptional regulator, translated as MGSPKSTRQKSSKSIAPEIDSTISKQCAAKVMETIPLVMRFIRADMRDRKATELSVPQFRTLAFLDRNPGASLAELSEHLGVTCATASANTERLVQRNFVHRCDHPNERRRVSLKLTTEGKDHLDAARDLTRAYIADLLDSLSEEQIAKIDDSLALLYQVFESKSTP; from the coding sequence ATGGGATCGCCAAAATCTACTCGCCAAAAATCTTCAAAATCAATTGCTCCAGAGATTGACTCTACGATATCAAAGCAATGTGCCGCGAAGGTTATGGAAACAATTCCCTTGGTGATGCGATTTATTCGGGCGGATATGCGCGATCGCAAGGCAACGGAATTATCGGTTCCCCAATTTCGGACTCTTGCCTTTTTAGATCGTAACCCTGGGGCTTCATTGGCAGAACTTTCCGAACATTTAGGTGTAACCTGCGCCACGGCTTCGGCAAATACGGAACGCCTCGTGCAACGCAATTTTGTCCATCGCTGCGATCATCCCAATGAACGTCGTCGCGTTTCCTTGAAATTGACGACGGAAGGAAAAGATCATCTCGATGCTGCTAGAGACTTAACCAGAGCCTACATTGCCGATCTGCTGGACTCACTGAGTGAGGAACAGATCGCCAAAATCGATGACAGTTTAGCGCTTCTATATCAAGTTTTTGAATCAAAATCTACGCCGTAA
- a CDS encoding transposase — MPKVASKAQRKFLTILFSTIMVICGKVNFTNLSRYSEINERTYRRQFTRSYNFIKGNAEIIAKAIAATARQIIAIDCSFVPKSGKATYGIEYFYNGSASRAEKGLEISVIAIVDVDTKQGYALSVQQTPPAQPESKKTRIDLYLEQLAATKPYLPKLAVQHVVSDGFYSKIKWVDGVVALGLDAIGKLRCDADMRGCISVLQALNTLRMRRREKTIKIGRAMFEDLRNIF; from the coding sequence ATACCGAAAGTAGCAAGCAAAGCACAACGAAAATTCCTGACAATCCTATTTTCGACAATCATGGTGATATGTGGAAAAGTGAACTTCACAAATCTGAGCCGATATAGCGAAATCAACGAGCGCACCTATCGACGGCAGTTTACACGTTCATACAACTTCATAAAAGGGAACGCAGAGATCATCGCAAAAGCGATCGCAGCAACAGCCCGCCAGATCATCGCGATAGACTGCTCATTTGTGCCGAAAAGTGGCAAAGCAACTTATGGAATCGAGTATTTCTACAATGGAAGTGCAAGCCGAGCCGAAAAAGGATTAGAGATATCAGTAATCGCGATTGTCGATGTTGATACGAAACAAGGATATGCGTTATCAGTACAGCAAACACCACCCGCCCAACCAGAATCAAAGAAGACAAGGATAGATTTGTATCTTGAGCAACTAGCAGCGACCAAACCCTACTTACCGAAATTAGCAGTACAACATGTCGTCAGTGATGGGTTTTACAGCAAAATCAAGTGGGTTGATGGTGTCGTTGCACTAGGATTAGATGCAATTGGCAAGCTGCGTTGTGATGCGGATATGCGCGGGTGCATCTCAGTTTTGCAAGCCCTAAATACGCTTAGGATGAGAAGGAGAGAAAAAACCATTAAGATAGGCAGAGCGATGTTTGAGGACTTGAGGAACATTTTTTGA